DNA from Solanum stenotomum isolate F172 chromosome 3, ASM1918654v1, whole genome shotgun sequence:
cactttatacaattgatttttttgtatatgtatatcaaagcagattatacaactgctttcttttgtatatgtatagtgaaatatatatatttatatttgttatggagcgcaattatgcaaactttgctataacatacaaatatgaattttgtgtttgctatatgtgaaagttgttctaATATTAACGCGGATAGCCACTTTTCAAtcgtaaaattgaaaaatagtcAGTTTTTAACTTGTACAAATCGAAACTCTAAGATAATGACTATCTGCAATAATATAGAATAAGaaataactatttaaaacaaaatccCAGATTTTGATGCTCGAATTGAAACTTTATATTGTAACTATGCAAAATCTATTCAAAAATAACTCAACACAGGTAAATTCAAGGGCTCACAACAACTTAAATAAGTATTAATAGCATTCATGGAAGCTCATAACAAGATTTCAAACCAAGGAGCCTCAAGACAGGCATATATCAACATACGTTTTTCTCCATAAGAAAAAAGAAGCTAATAGATGTTAAGTGAAACATAAGTtctcttaatttttctataaacTTAAAATACCATATGTGGCTGGCTACCAGTTAAGTACATTAGAAAGAAAACTTCATGAATGTAAAGTGATTTATTAAAATCAAGCATAACTGGTATTAAACAGAAAGAAAAGAACCTAAAACATCAATGATATGAAGGCAGTTCAAGTGTTTGATCGGAGTGAATTATAGAGATAGATCAGCCAAGTCAAATGATCTTGAAACAGCTCGGCACCAAGAATCCGCCTTCTTTTTCctcaattcttcttctaacaCAGGTTTGAATATAGTTGCTTGCTTCAGCTTTTCTCCAGAAGCAAATATCTCATCCTCTGTGTAGACTCCAACAGCTAATCCAGCAGCATAGGCTGCCCCAAGAGCTGTTGTTTCTATATCAGCTGGTCTTACAACTGAACTACCCAACAAGTCAGCCTACATTATTATGtaaaatgtaaaattaggaGCTCCATACTGTACGTTAACTGAATCTAAACACGTTAAACAGTCCAAAACTTAAAGCCACTGCAAACATATCTAAATGTTTATCAGGAGTTGGACATTGAAGAAATCATTGAGAGAAGTTCAAAATCACGTGGGGGGCTGCAGAAGAAGAATAACACATGAAAACTGAAAAAGTAAATCAAACCTGAATTTGCATCAAAAGGTTGTTGACCGTAGCACCACCATCCACACGGAGTAAGAATTCTGTTTTGTCACTCTTAGCTTCATCTTTCTTTCCAGCATCCTTGTGCATGGAATCAAGCACGTCTTTTACCTGGAAACACATGCTTTCAAGTACTGCCCGAGCAATGTGAGACTTGTTGGTGAATCTAGTTATACCAATACAAATCCCGCGAGCATCATCACGCCACCACGGAGCAAACAATCCATTAAATGCTGGAACGAAATAAACTCCTCCTGTTGAGGAAACTTTTGATGCCAACTCCTCAATTTCGCTGGCAGAGCTGATAATGCCAAGACTATCTCTTAGCCACTGAACCGCAGCACCAGCAATGGCAATGGAGCCTTCTAAAGCATAATTGACAGGGGCTTTTGGTCCCAACTTATAGGCTACTGTACTTAGCAGCCCATGGTTTGACTTAATTACCTCTTCACCTGTGTTCAAAAGTATGAAAGCTCCTGTTCCATATGTGCTTTTAGCCTCGCCTTTTCGGCAAGATTGACCCACCATTGCTGCATGCTGATCACCAAGACATCCCGAGATAGGGATTCCTGTGATTGGCCATCCTTTAGCAATGTTTCCAATAATCTCAGAATTGCTAATAATTTTTGGCAGCATCTTTGCAGAAATTCCTAAGGTGTCTAGTGTGGACTTATCCCATTCAAGGGTCTTAAGATTCATCAACATAGTTCTTGAAGCATTGGAGATATCAGTGACATGTAAACCATTCTCCACACCTCCTGTTAGGTTCCAAATTAACCAGGTGTCGATAGTTCCAAAGATGGCATCCCCTTTTTTAACAGCTTCGTTTAACCCTTCCACATTATCCAACAGCCACAGAAGCTTCAATGCACTGAAATAAGTGCTTATAGGCAAACCACAACTCTCAACAAAATGAGTACGTCCCCCTGGTAATTCTTTCTCCAATTTTCTGATACCGAACAAATTATTCATACAAAAAGTCAATATGCATTGGATTTATCAGTAAAACATACAATCAGTTCAAGCCTTAAGAATTGGAAGGAGAACTCCAGAAGAGTGATCAGTGAGAACACAAACAACTGTGGAGATCCATTTTTCTGATACCAGACaaattattgatacaaaaagtCAACATGCTATGGATAGTTGGATTTAACAGTAACAAAAACAATAAGTTCAAACCTTGGAAGGAAAACTCCAAAAGAATGATCAATGAGAAAGCAAACAACCATGGAGACCCCATTTCCCAACTAACATACAAAAAATGGCACCTCAGCCTTAAATTATCACGCCATATTCAACCCCAAGACAACAGTAAACAAGAGTCCATTTAGAATTTTGCCAGTACACCCCCTAATTCAGAAGAAATACACTCCTCCGAAAAAGAAGTATATGTGTGAATATGTACACAAGAAACAAGTACGGTGTTACAACGTCATTTGTCCAGATATTTTTTGGCAGCTATAGCGAAATATTATTATAGAGAATATACTGAAGGAGTATAACATAAcatgaaaaatcatcaattcccaaaaaaaaaaaaaaaacctggCCCTACTGTACTACAATTACTCCCAAACTAGTTAGGTTGGCTTTATGAAATTTCTACCTAATCTGCTCCATTTAGTAATTTTTCATCAATACTATTCAACAGTCAtccatatatatacatttagAGGAAAAACAAActgatattaattaaatttggttaaaaatcaagaaacagaAAAAGTGGggaattgataaaaaaaaaagacctgCAAATAGAACTGGTACGAGCATCCATCCAAACAATGGCGTTATAAAGAGGAAGGCCAGTGGATTTGCTCCATACAACAGTAGTCTCTCTCTGATTTGTAATACCAATGGCTTTCAATCCACTATCCACGTTATGTCCATTAGCAGTAGCCTTATCAAGAGCCCTTGCCATACAGATCCTCACACTCTCAACAATTTCCATTGGGTCATGTTCCACCCATCtacatatatgcatgaaaaTCAAGAAACCCAATTATCAAAATCgaaaaaagattgaatctttaatgaaaagaaaatcaaaagatgAGTGATTAGTGATTACCCTGCTTGTGGATAAAACTGAGTGAACTCAACCTGGTGAGATCCAACAGCACGAGCCAAACGATCGTAGATTATGAATCGAGTACTAGTGGTTCCTTGATCAATGGAACCAATAAACACCTCTGAATCAGAcattcttgttttcttcttcctcttctttgtCGAATGAATAAGAGAAATTTGAGAAGAACAGAGCGTTGTGTGTGTATAAAAATGAAATCTTGGAAAAGTCAGAAGAGGATAGAAGTGGGGAGAGCCGGTTTTTGTGGAATAATAGTAGTAAgcaaatattttcttgaaaatgttgAAATGTTACACTTTATCCTATAAGAAATTTTGGTTACAATAATTCTTATTCTTTTCGGACTCCTAATTATTTGCTCAAgccaaaataataattgacatattaagtttatcattttacttcaattaactgataaaattttacaaataatttattaattaaagaggtttcattttatttttaaaaaaacatcaaCTCTCTAATAttatccatttttttaaaaaaaattaaacaagtaaaaaaagaCAACGAGTAATTTATTATGCTTAAATATTAACGCTAACGTTAAGAACTAAGGAGAGTTTTCGACTTTGATAATGACATGATGGGCGGTTatttttttccaagaaaatttatttctaatttattaCCCACTTTGTCTAGCTTACCTTTTTTAGCCCATCtatgaaaaaatgatttttgtatTGAAATGAGATTTGTGTATATCTcaaacttttttccttttagatATTGTTTAGTCGAAGATAAGTTAGGTTGGAATTAGTTatgtcaatattatttctaatatgTTGTATTAAGAATAATATAAAttgcataatatatataaaaattattttgtaagtAAAAAGTGATGTATGAAAAGAATTTGTGATGATATtcattttaactaattattCCATGATTATTAATGACTTAttcttatattaataattattagttttagaataaattatttcaaactttataACAAAACAAGTGACTAACTATAATTATCTCCTTATCGTTAGAGCTActcaggggcggagctacagcCTGATAAGGGTGTGCACGTGAACAACCTTCGTCGGAAAATCACACTATGTACGTAagtcaaaatttattaaatacaaacatataattcattttgcaCAATCTTAACATTAATAGACGTTTTGGTGCAGTGGAAAGGACCTTCAAAAGGAATGCTGAGGTTGGCAGTTCAAATCTTGTTGCTattattttacttcttttgtttGTCAAAATCACCCAATCTTTTGTGGGTCCACCTAATCTCAAGTTacttaaattaaagttataatttgcttttttatttaggagtcattacatattatttattttatatttattttctccatttcaatttatatgacattgataattattgtgctttatattattttttatatagtttttaaatatataaattttgtttcaaaagcTATTATTTCTGCATTCACGGTCTaagtttaaaaatttgaatcttgaaaCTTTAAGCGTgctacataaattgaaaaaggaaaaataataaatttaactcAAACCTTAGTTTGGATATATAGATATTTTCCTCTAAGTAGGTTATGCGGAggtttgaaaataataattcgtAAGGGGTTAATTTTTTCATAGTTTCATAATTGAATTTGGAGATTTGATACttttaattagaattttcacacattttctattagaataaaagaaatttaatatacatacattgaaataaaaaagtagCATAATCGATAAGTTGAAAAGTAActttaaatttaagtaaaaattaatatatatatatatattttttgaatatgtGCATGTGTTCAATAAAATTTTGACCCATTCATTATAAAACTATTATTTCAATTGATATAACTTATTGTGTATTTTTGAAAGCAAATCAAATCAGAGAATTTTTTTCAGACGTTGTATTTAGtggaaaaaaatttattgacGGTGTTGATAGTAAAGTCGTTAGGTAGAACAAGATGGATATAAATCCATACCAAAAACTTTTGTTCGTTGCCTTCAAAAAATTTGCACACCCTTCATAAAAAGTCTAGCTCCGGAGCTACTTGGTGGACATACTAATCCAATTGTTTAAAGAGGATAATTTGATAAcaagttttatatttatatgaattcaataaatattgtaCTTATATATTTATGGAATAAATTAATATGTAATTCAATTGAATTTCTAATTGCAACAAATAGACTCAAATTGGGGGAGTAATTGGTCATCAATGCTGGCAGCCGGCCAACCTCAACGGCCCGTTATTGCTTCCTATCTACTCtttaattcttcatttttttgagTTTGCTAACGTAACGTGAGTTTGACTTTGCACAGCTTTCCTATGACTTTCATTAACGTTGTTTTCAACCAAAATATCCCCATGACAATTGCATGCAACTTGGGcagactaaaaaggaattttttgcggttttttttttttggcataatacataaacattatTCCTAACTTGGCTTCAATGGAcaactatgccctccaactttgagtgtgcacaagtagacacttaaatttgtttaaattaaacaagtagacacatatgtcctacatgacataatacagcAGGTAGGATGCCACGTAggcacaaaattgtcatgtaggatgaatgtgtctatttgttcaattttatataagtttaagtgtctacttatgcacaccaaagttaaaggtcatagttgtcaGCTAACACCAATTTAAAGGTCATATGCTTATGTACtatgtcttttctttttattgttcaaaatttaagagagttgttcaaatttattttttcatatttgtattatctataaagttgtatttataatttcacaaaacGTAATAGTGGAAAATATGATTTAAGTTATGTTCTTCTTAATAGATGTTTATTGCTTTACAAATTTAGAtaatatgaaatagagggaatgataaaaaaaaattcataaataaaaatttgaatttgtgtatcataatattttataaattattgatTCCAgtttttaaagaatttattttcAAAGGTCTTAGTTCAATTATTAAAAGTAGAAGAAGATAACGTGTAATTTTATGATTATGGGCTGccttcctttcttcttttttcttttccagtATATCATTTGGGGATATTTGAAATTGTACCATAAAATTTTACTTTAGGGAATAAAATAATTCCTAATAAAGGCAATCTTGTTGACTGCATTTCATGTTGCAACAGTCAATAGGCAGAAATTAAACTTCAttgaataataagaaaatagaatttaaaaagtattatttGCTAGAAAGGCCATGTGGtacaaattatatcatattgttGAAAGAGTACTCCGATGAAATGGGAAACCCTCCGGGATTGTTTGGCATAAGGGATAAAAATAAGGAGTCTTTGGATAAAAAATAGTTCAGAGATAAACTTTTGGTGTCTTGTTTAGTTGTTAAGTTTGGGACAACTTATCCCACTGTTTATACCATAGTTATGATAACTTTTGTTCCCAAACAAATGACTCCTTACATTACTGATTAATCACCTTTCTCATTATAACATCGAAAAAATTACTTTAAGACTCacaaattttatattgtttGAACAAATATGAAATGTGTAATATTACATGTGGATTTTTACACCATGCAACAGCCTAACAAAGttcatataacaaaaaataattttagctTTAATTCCTTGCAAACTATACATTGATTATATACTTGTTATACAATAATATGATGGCTACAAAAATGATTACGATGAGGCCATAATGATTTCTTTATTGAATTGgctaaaaatgttaaaattccTATTGTAAAATCCAAACTCATCCATAAATTGGAATGGCATAACCTGTAGAGTAATGTATTATTGGGCCAATGGTGTCAAATTTGAGGAGATAAGGGAATCTTCTTTAAATATTCAGCAGTAGCCCAAACCAACCAATGGGATTTTTTGGGCTAGGTTAGATGGGGTCCGCAGCAAGCCACCAGGGCCAGCAGAGTTTAAATAAGAACAAAttctcatcttttttttttactcgaATTCACAATTTAAGAGTTAGAGGTGAAATAagtcaaatatttcaaaaatatataagaaaagtaGATAGTGACTGTGGAttttccttgtcataaaaaaaaacattacaagaaaagttttggaaaaaatattttaaagaattaaaaatatagtAAGAATAAAATGTGAAGTAGCTTGgtcatgaaaaaaaatcttataactATAAGCTAAAAGTCATAAATTCTGCCGTAACTAAACATCAGTTAGACTAGCGCTCCTTATAAAATGAGTTACGGAACTCGTAGGGGGGGTGTAGTGTTTGAGAATCGGGGTGTGTAGCACACAATCTTGGAGAAAGACAGATTTGTTGCAAGTGCAAAAATTGTATGATTGGCATTAAAAATTGCCAAATGCAACAAAATACTTGGAAGTTGGCTGATATCATGACAAAGGTCTTTCAGAATAATCATATTTTTGATTGGTGGGGTAGCAATTAGCATGTGTCATTTTCACTGCCCTTGACAAAATGCCATGAACTAATGGCACTTGGCATCCTTAAACGGTCTAAAAGGATAATAAAATGGCATATCCGTTTTCTCATGCTAGAGAGGCACGGCACGCTATTCAATACAAACCGACGTCATATGCCAACTTTAACCGTTCCACAAAAGGCTCAAGGCTGAACCATTATTTTCAGGGCGAttcgaaatataaataaataa
Protein-coding regions in this window:
- the LOC125858246 gene encoding glycerol kinase, translating into MSDSEVFIGSIDQGTTSTRFIIYDRLARAVGSHQVEFTQFYPQAGWVEHDPMEIVESVRICMARALDKATANGHNVDSGLKAIGITNQRETTVVWSKSTGLPLYNAIVWMDARTSSICRKLEKELPGGRTHFVESCGLPISTYFSALKLLWLLDNVEGLNEAVKKGDAIFGTIDTWLIWNLTGGVENGLHVTDISNASRTMLMNLKTLEWDKSTLDTLGISAKMLPKIISNSEIIGNIAKGWPITGIPISGCLGDQHAAMVGQSCRKGEAKSTYGTGAFILLNTGEEVIKSNHGLLSTVAYKLGPKAPVNYALEGSIAIAGAAVQWLRDSLGIISSASEIEELASKVSSTGGVYFVPAFNGLFAPWWRDDARGICIGITRFTNKSHIARAVLESMCFQVKDVLDSMHKDAGKKDEAKSDKTEFLLRVDGGATVNNLLMQIQADLLGSSVVRPADIETTALGAAYAAGLAVGVYTEDEIFASGEKLKQATIFKPVLEEELRKKKADSWCRAVSRSFDLADLSL